In Lolium rigidum isolate FL_2022 chromosome 7, APGP_CSIRO_Lrig_0.1, whole genome shotgun sequence, the DNA window TGCTCTCGATGAGCTTCGTGACGTCTTCTACCACCAATCTTTCATATTTCCTGATCCGTCCACAGGAAGCTACATTGTAGTTCTCATTCACGGTCTATCACTTCAGCTTTCGTTTGCAAGGGTAGGAGATTGCAAGTGGACCTTGCTGCCGCCAGGTTGGGACTACCAACAATGCATCTACACGGATGGTTTGCTGTACGCATTCACGAGATTCGGAAGAGTCGACACTTTTGATCTCACCAGTCCTACCTTCACAATGAATACAATTACAGATTGCATGAAGAATTATATCCCTGAGTGCATGTATGTTGTTCagactccgtgcggtgatctgctgCAAGTTCGCAGGGAGTTTGACCTCATAGATACGGATGACAACAAGCTCATATGCGAGACCAAGAAAATATTGCTATATAAAGTTGATATGGCAGCAAAAGAGCTTGTGGAAATGAAGGACTTGCATGATCAGGTGTTGTTTCTTGGGTATAACCAGTCACAATCCCTTAGTGCTAAAGAATTTCCCCAGTTGAAGCCAAATTGTGTCTATTTCACAGATAGTGAGTCACATGTTTGGAAATATAAGAATTATTGCCGGGATATAGGTGTTCTCAACTTGGAAAATGACACCAGGGAAGAAATTTTACCTCAGCTTTGGTGCAGCTGGCCGAACCCCATATGGTTAACACCCAGTCTCGCAAGGATGAATTGGATTTGCACAAATACTTAGATAGATAACTTGTTGTAATTTTATAGCCCATTTCTTTGA includes these proteins:
- the LOC124676771 gene encoding F-box protein At5g25290-like — encoded protein: MLRTLRKLLSVSSCSLKEIQRNSPLLETEVVVRNSPEIPQDVLLDIFALLEIPDLMRAGSVCSSWRSACTTICSQPELYKRLQTPCLLYTSESAGENVACLYSLAEKRVYNFTLPDPPIRSRYLVGSSHGWLLTADEKSELHLVNVATGQQIALPSVITNESVKPIFDDAGTIDKYELWDPMHDIDLDFQYIGHHMTIHALDELRDVFYHQSFIFPDPSTGSYIVVLIHGLSLQLSFARVGDCKWTLLPPGWDYQQCIYTDGLLYAFTRFGRVDTFDLTSPTFTMNTITDCMKNYIPECMYVVQTPCGDLLQVRREFDLIDTDDNKLICETKKILLYKVDMAAKELVEMKDLHDQVLFLGYNQSQSLSAKEFPQLKPNCVYFTDSESHVWKYKNYCRDIGVLNLENDTREEILPQLWCSWPNPIWLTPSLARMNWICTNT